The Carassius gibelio isolate Cgi1373 ecotype wild population from Czech Republic chromosome B18, carGib1.2-hapl.c, whole genome shotgun sequence sequence cacgtttggaggaggatttagagaagaggatggttcactcttgctgtgtggtcgattgtacggttagttgggggcctgataaaaagttttttcgaattccctccgaaaaggatagcgaaaaatgaaagaaattgttGCGTGCAATTAGGCGATTTAACCTGGACGTTCCGAAGAAAGCCTGCAGCTTCTGATCGAGTTTGTGAGGCAAATTTGGTTCATTATAAGTCttagtgactatgtatttatagaagattgaataaaaataaataaaactgagtcaaatcaaccgagtcatatgttttcgctttctgattcaggtgtcccaaaccgcaatccacagcacccagactatgttcctcacatcattctgtagctgtgctttgctgcaagcctcactagtacatgcagcatttgtaagtcctatcctgacagctgcttctactttaaacattaaattctccaagactggatttgaaagaaggagaaatttgtaagctgtgatatacaatttttcaccattagtacagacgccattgaaagtctcacactgaaaacaattgaattggtacaacagtcactacattttcagtaaataaataagtaaataagaacactgatcaatgaagacttacccgGATTTGCAGTCgtagtgagcagtgattattttgccgttctctttggcgatcacccacggaagatgcgaatcatgctgtgactctgcttggccaggtctaacctctgcttttagcacgatcactgctttctgtttggcagaaaagattggcccaacttttcgagaaacaaaataatcataggccttcagacttttgaaagcctttaatctttcatgagtgaagggtccaggggtttctattaaataagaataaatgtctccccagcagattggtggccaagacacgggcgagtcggaccaacgttttttgtcatcccagatttcatatgggctttgaatagcttcgattttgtcaccaatacaaattttgagcttctctccaaacctcctccggtcttcagatgttaaagtgcttatttattgaggattttgcccgctaaaggccgttcacaccaagcacgataactataaagataacgttaaagatatagttctaaaaatcgttctcaatattaaagaattgtagagtccacaccataactataacaataaagaaacgatatcgttggaatcactttcagaatgattttcccccctgatgaacgataaaacattgccaaccaatcagaatcaatcctgctgtaatgagctcgagaatttaaagcagcagacgtgccggtaaatctgggtatcatcagcatagctgtgataggcaatttgattctttctcattatttgacttagtggaagcatatacaggctaaccaagagcggtgcaagaattgacccttgtggcactccacatctcatggacgtccacttagacttatgctctcctagactcacataatagcctctcccttctaagtatgacctgaaccatttgagtaccatcccagaaagcccaacccagttttccagtctctgtagaagtatgttatgatcgatagtactagggttattattactaggcttattatacatgtgcattgaagttttaaaatgtatctaatttctaattctacttgtattgaattaaatgttttggataccagcattaaattattgtttttattattattttactgactcaaaattggcactgtgcatgtaaaatgccccaagtaggccaacaggttttatttatgggagaaaaaaggtctgtctactggcgccaagtaagcctatctttgcataactctttttcatttcttacaataatgaatgaaaatcgttaggttagatacatttgagtaggcttgttttgttaaaaatccatagctgtaatgcttcggtaatGGTCCACACAGCTGTAAggctccacacagctcacgctgaaaagcgacgcagtgccttactcggagactggccccattctctcttgcacggatgcttcgctagcatcatcggatgcctatcagaatccgggagttaagaccgcagtttgagccagtggcttgaattgatatagctcaggccctggccctgtgtcctcagacacctcggcatcctccacttcaggtgaaggtgggggagaaaagtcctctacttgaaatgaacgctctgttgcaaaactacttgcgtcactagagtcactctccattttagcgactctaacagcagctgtcaattaatctgtcactgagggtctcaggttcacgccccaccggctcagccctgcccttggtttgtcccctctatctccgctgtgctctgcccacttttcagcatttttcaaatattgccagtgggtggagtcaggctctgacctggggtttagttaccccttaaagccttatctcttgtctaaaggctcgacacgaccgcagactttgatgaacactgctggcagcagcgacgtctgtgtctgtatcattcttatcaatgagtgcataacctcgtatctccccactcccaagtcataaaaatctcgtatctcagattaaacatgattttgtcccaccctctttgttttttgatgatggaagcataaagaagacaacagcagctgccaagtgtaaaagaaccatcagcatatatcattgatggcatggatcttcttcaaatgCTCAATGATTCACCCTTTCAAACGTacaatgacctgggtgagtgtgtctggaaaaagatcgcaactttaatgggaaaggaaggtaacagctgtgtcgttatagtttttgatagatatgaccaccaacactcaatcaaagatcttgaaagacaaagaagaggcaccaagatgggcttcctagcaccaacctggatgagctgaggtgtcagcagcaaaactacccccaacagaagatggcttccagcaacatgtgctgagagccgtgtacttaacagcagtgtggcatcacagccacctggccaaacctcttctctggaacccagttggtagaggatggaggctcagagaaggtggctgcatttaatctgtgatgttccagaaggcaccagcacctaaaggagttagagacctcacccacctctactgtaaaaACGAAAACTGCaccgatgccaccaaatgccagtgtctttctgtgggcttgacctgcacagggttttgctcttgccctgactgtccaaatatgacccactttgtcactgatgacaatgtggatgagtggtgtgttgcagttgtaacatcatggggaGTTGACCCCATAatgtttcaagagggtctggctgtaggcttgtacttgcactctcagacttgcacactcagacatttgcacttccgctagtgacatcacttgcagtctttattttttattttgtttattttttttattacttttcgtttgaatttcccaacattttataaagccaggttgtgaagacaagaaaaaagaaactaaattacaatgtcacttgcaattgctacttgaactctccgctacctgtgacgtcacttgcaatcaacacaaatcgtgcatgttgccaatggagacaagacgctgtggtggtgattaaattattaaaactaatttagtactataacgttcagggtcctgcaagaaaaagacaagatcggcaaatccatggccagaacaccagaatatgaacatttgcacaaagtctctagctaagcgtagaaaaaaaacacttaacatggcttaatatattaagatgctattaaaatatcaaattaaatgtacagttcattaatataaggaatatgtatatagtattttcctcacataccgcaaaatgtggcataatggacatagatgagaaaggccaaactcatgcttctctactttattaaaatacataactaatatgtacaggcaagcaggtgagcccagaataaacgcaacacgcaaagtttcacattaaacatttttccatatagaataaactgtctacaacttgtttatatcactgtctttgtccattaacctacattatgtgttttatttataatgattttctataggaggaaaatgtttaatgtacaatttaacgcactgcgttctgtactcgtcttcttgcctgtacggagttgatccttttaaaatcacttaatgcataatgcccgttcatatttgctggtctgtatgtacttagagtcaacaacaagacatataggctaggctaggcctactaaattgtctttatcatcttagtctgttattaggccacattaagcgttatgttgtatgggaggacaaagtttgcacattgtgttcatagccatctgcttgacttgcagtacattgaataataactatatatcgaatttgatcttttaattgaacttaatgtgtctgaatacattatgccatattaagtgttaggttttttctacaggaggaaaacgcttaacaaaagactttgtgcattgcgttcatattctgctgttctgtggccaaggtctgtgcttgtctttttcttgcaggaccctgtacgttatagtactaaattagttttaatcgtttaatcaccaccacagcgtcttgtctccagtggcaacatgcacgatttgtgttgattgcaagtgaagtcacaggtagcagagagtgcaagtagcgattgcaattgacattgtaatttagtttattttttcttgtcttcgccacatggcaactgttataaaatgttgggaaattcaaacaaaaagttatcaataaatagaacaaaataaaaaataaagactgcaagtgacgtcgctagcagaagcagtgtctgagagtgcaagtgcaagtctgcagccagacccttctccaatggttaccaaaagcagttgatgttccaaatggttgctgctagaaaataaactaaacagcctgagaagacagggctcatttccccgaagagtgtttgtttctttagttagattgccatttgttttatttaagacagtaatttaggttgtattgtgtgaagttaagttatagttttattaaaaagttcattaagttaaaactcctggtctcctgtttgtgctatggtaaggtgttatctttcgatttcaatctttgtttccatatagtacaaggtgccatatttaatattttttgatgtctcttatatttgaatttctcaacattctcctcaccactgataatgaatgggtttggactcaattatgtcagtgttccattttcattcattttggacacctcatacattgagtgacagaacacttctcttttatcatatatttacatatttggtattgctggattcagcacaaccccacctttccaacaagccatcatatgtgtttctatgataatgccaggcaaagcaaacacaaagtaaattaaaacattctgcatagatattgaatttgtgcatgtccgcttattttagatatgtgtttacatgtgtctatttattccatacatcaagatatttacatccagtcttttctagtagttaaatcaacttcctgactacaaacatgtcaagtttcaaagctctcagagcttgtgtgattgatctgcattagtttatatgccttaactcccatacggacaggctatattttagtcctttattgattttggggtgtataacaatatctgttaatttaacaatcttagcagtaaaatatttttagccaagaatccatttcatatatgggagaccttagagatgaggaaaaacattgttgggtttagttctacctccggtaggggtatctcgaaaattcaggggcattgtcactagcctattaAAGCGTAATGCGTAACAAGACCTAAAACTCATTTAGCTTTTTTCCTCACAGTTCTCCAGACAGCAAATCTATCAAATGCTGACTTCCATTGTAACATCAGCTGCCACAACTACAACTGATTTAATATCAAAACTGTCTACGATAGTAGGAATGACTCCGACTGAAATTGTGAACTCAAACAGGCCTTCAACGTCCTCATCCACTGAGGATAATCACCTGGACACATCAGAAAGACCAGTGATCCTGAAGATGGAACAACTTCCATATGTGTATCCACTTGAATCTCTTTTTGGGATCACGGTGGATGGTCTCCTCAGCAGCGCTGACTGTGATTTCAGCGACTCTCTGGGTGAAGACAACTCGCGTTCCTCTGAGCTTGCTGGTATTGTGGTGGAGGAAGTTCTTCACCGGGTGAATGTGGTGATGCACAACAGCGTTCTGAAGATCAACGCAGCTTCGTCACCATGCTTCGTTTACTTCCGCCCTGATGATTCCTGCACTGATATTGGGGAGTTACTGATCAGTGGTGTCATCCGGAAGCTGAGTGCTTTACATTGTCACATCTCCCACGCAGTGGCCACGACAGCCATCGGCACGGTTCTTGCAGCAATTGAAGGAAAACTCCCATGCCCTCTTAACCCGAGCCATTGGGTGGAGGTCACAAGCAATGTAATTGACTACATTGTGGAGGATGTCATTAGTGCCTGGTCGAACAATCCCTCTGCAGCATCCAGAACATGGGAAGCCGGGCATGTCCCAGTTCTGAGGCCAACTTTTGAGTCAACTGAGGGAGGAATGTCACTCATCCTGCTGGAATCAAATCATCCCTCAGGCAGTGGCAGGCCAAAGACCACCTTATTTGATTCACTGATCACCGCTCTATATATGTCGAAGTGCAGCGGTCACTTCAGCTCACAGGACAACAGTTACGCAGCTTCAGAGCGCCTGCACCAAAGATTTGCAGATTTAATGAACTGCATCTTACGATGCAAGACGAGTGTATCGAAGGAGGTCAGAATGGCAGCTATAGACTTTCTACATTATTTTGTGGAGGAACTCGTGCAGCGGCTTTTTGTGTGCTCCGCTTTCCCCCGTCCTGCGGTGCTCCCTGAAAAAACTCCAGTAATGCCCTTCATCATCAAAGAAGAGGATTTCGGTCTGACAGTGGTGGATCATCTGACAGAGCTGCTGGTCAGTCAAGTTTTCGACTTGTTGGCAAAGAG is a genomic window containing:
- the LOC127977108 gene encoding uncharacterized protein LOC127977108, translated to MACDNRVQSDNYRELAFAAHLAAQLAVPHLKDVTFQSVICNFMWNLTEQNLEVTQAALSFPFSRQQIYQMLTSIVTSAATTTTDLISKLSTIVGMTPTEIVNSNRPSTSSSTEDNHLDTSERPVILKMEQLPYVYPLESLFGITVDGLLSSADCDFSDSLGEDNSRSSELAGIVVEEVLHRVNVVMHNSVLKINAASSPCFVYFRPDDSCTDIGELLISGVIRKLSALHCHISHAVATTAIGTVLAAIEGKLPCPLNPSHWVEVTSNVIDYIVEDVISAWSNNPSAASRTWEAGHVPVLRPTFESTEGGMSLILLESNHPSGSGRPKTTLFDSLITALYMSKCSGHFSSQDNSYAASERLHQRFADLMNCILRCKTSVSKEVRMAAIDFLHYFVEELVQRLFVCSAFPRPAVLPEKTPVMPFIIKEEDFGLTVVDHLTELLVSQVFDLLAKRFPSSESVKTEQKSHDVSIQENLPELSFRDKLKMMKSNVLKKLRNPFRSKDSKNKDDDEETSEKSTDGNTTAPEPEKQKSFSGFTVSFSMKIKYLT